One segment of Bacteroidales bacterium DNA contains the following:
- a CDS encoding type II toxin-antitoxin system HicB family antitoxin: MKLTAIIEKSNDGWYVGQLEEIPAVLSQGKTIAELKENLLDALLILMETDPWKAFQDELLKNIKN, from the coding sequence ATGAAACTCACAGCGATTATCGAAAAATCAAACGATGGCTGGTACGTCGGACAGTTGGAGGAAATTCCGGCTGTATTGTCGCAGGGGAAAACCATTGCTGAGTTGAAGGAGAATTTGTTGGATGCACTGCTGATATTAATGGAAACCGATCCATGGAAAGCTTTTCAGGATGAATTGCTAAAGAACATCAAAAACTAA